In the genome of Acetonema longum DSM 6540, one region contains:
- a CDS encoding DUF4870 domain-containing protein, whose amino-acid sequence MTTEQKLLAIVAHLAYFFGGLGFVIAPLAILIWKREDPFIYHHAKQALVVQGVLLIASLAVGLLSMLLVGLLLVPILVLAGIALVVTSLFAAYNALNGELYRYPLIQSLVDRL is encoded by the coding sequence GTGACTACAGAACAGAAGCTACTGGCCATTGTGGCTCATCTGGCGTATTTCTTCGGCGGCCTGGGCTTTGTCATTGCTCCTTTAGCCATCCTGATCTGGAAAAGAGAAGATCCTTTTATCTATCATCATGCCAAGCAGGCGCTGGTTGTCCAAGGCGTCTTATTGATCGCAAGCCTGGCAGTGGGGCTTTTATCCATGCTGCTGGTCGGTCTCCTGTTGGTCCCGATCCTGGTCCTGGCCGGCATTGCCCTGGTTGTTACTTCGCTGTTTGCCGCCTATAATGCTTTAAACGGCGAATTATATCGCTATCCGCTGATTCAGTCCCTTGTTGACAGGCTCTAA
- a CDS encoding ECF transporter S component has product MSEKRLFTVKDVVYIGVFAALCAMATTIKIPFGVGAMVHLGTGAMLTVALLFGGVYAGLSGAIGSALFDLLLGFSPYTLWSFIIKGGAGFIAGTVAHGIWPSKAAGPKPFGKWLGRAALGCFLAAAWTLGGYILAWWQVTGSLTVALGNIPGSLMTSGAGIVIALLLAPRLRKIVQK; this is encoded by the coding sequence ATGAGTGAAAAACGGTTATTTACGGTGAAGGATGTTGTCTATATTGGAGTCTTTGCCGCCCTATGCGCCATGGCTACTACTATCAAGATCCCCTTCGGGGTAGGGGCGATGGTTCACCTTGGCACCGGAGCGATGTTAACGGTAGCCTTGCTCTTTGGCGGGGTATACGCCGGGCTTTCAGGGGCGATTGGTTCCGCCCTGTTTGATTTGCTGCTGGGATTTTCGCCTTATACCCTTTGGTCCTTTATCATCAAGGGAGGCGCCGGCTTTATTGCCGGAACCGTTGCCCATGGCATTTGGCCGTCTAAGGCGGCGGGGCCCAAGCCATTCGGCAAATGGCTTGGGCGGGCTGCTCTTGGCTGCTTCCTGGCTGCCGCCTGGACGCTGGGCGGCTATATCCTTGCCTGGTGGCAGGTAACCGGAAGTTTGACGGTGGCTCTGGGCAATATACCCGGTTCGCTGATGACTTCAGGTGCAGGCATTGTTATTGCTCTGCTGCTGGCGCCCAGACTGCGTAAGATTGTGCAAAAATAG
- the pbp4b gene encoding penicillin binding protein PBP4B, which produces MLLHTPRKACFCSISLTLWFLFFSLYPVGSASLQLPPSPPPHQGWQAQVTFPEADPTSRIHARGRLTFRAYQGQGSLAIENQGATGAILSVNGRTVDISPALRQSAGRAEIDISRYTVNGINTLKVVNIMPQGSRLGIKIPYPTLTYGQPAEVGFSPEKLAKIDDLINQEVRQGFPGAVLTIVRHGKIVKHTAYGHRQKYNGSQTLVPPAAMTPDTLFDLASNTKAFAVNLAMQKLVSEKRIALDDPLSKYLRGFRGGGRERITIRQVLTHSAGYAPEVRFFDPKKTAGKGLYSLDRQTTQRLLHKIPLEYKPGTKTIYSDTDYILLGFLIETVTGQRLDAYVENEIYLPLGLKSTLFNPLAKGFTPDQFAATERNGNTRDFHVRFPGIRTHTLLGEVHDEKAFYSLGGVSGHAGLFSRTLDLAVLSQVILNGGGYGNYRLCDPLTLEQFTRTSDSDSHYGLGWDKNNIWEFGPYASGRAVGHSGWTGTVTCIDPEYDLAIILLTNKVHAPVDSKNHHQFTTSNFETGKYGSIMSLVYEALLEKH; this is translated from the coding sequence ATGCTCTTACATACACCGCGCAAAGCCTGTTTTTGCTCTATATCCCTGACTCTATGGTTCCTGTTTTTTTCCTTATATCCGGTTGGGTCGGCCAGCCTGCAGCTGCCGCCATCTCCGCCGCCTCACCAGGGATGGCAGGCGCAAGTCACTTTCCCTGAAGCCGATCCGACCAGCCGCATCCATGCCCGGGGCCGTTTAACCTTCCGGGCCTATCAGGGACAGGGGTCCCTTGCCATTGAAAACCAAGGCGCAACCGGCGCCATACTCTCGGTTAACGGCCGGACCGTGGATATCAGCCCGGCTTTGCGGCAGTCTGCGGGACGGGCCGAGATTGATATCAGCCGCTATACCGTCAATGGTATCAACACGTTAAAGGTAGTGAATATTATGCCGCAAGGCAGCCGGCTGGGAATCAAAATCCCTTATCCTACCCTGACTTACGGTCAGCCGGCAGAAGTGGGATTTTCCCCCGAAAAACTGGCCAAAATAGACGATCTGATCAACCAGGAGGTTCGGCAGGGCTTCCCGGGCGCTGTCCTGACTATTGTCCGCCACGGCAAAATTGTCAAGCATACTGCCTACGGCCACCGGCAAAAGTATAACGGCTCCCAGACCCTTGTTCCCCCGGCGGCCATGACCCCGGACACCCTGTTCGATCTGGCCTCTAACACCAAAGCCTTTGCCGTCAATTTGGCCATGCAAAAATTAGTCAGCGAGAAAAGAATCGCCCTCGATGACCCTCTGTCCAAGTATCTGCGCGGCTTTCGAGGCGGCGGACGGGAACGGATCACCATTCGCCAGGTACTGACCCATTCGGCGGGTTATGCGCCGGAAGTGCGCTTTTTTGATCCGAAAAAGACAGCCGGCAAAGGCCTTTATTCCCTCGACCGCCAGACCACCCAAAGGCTCTTGCATAAAATTCCCCTGGAGTATAAACCCGGAACCAAAACCATATACAGTGATACCGACTATATTTTACTGGGTTTTCTGATTGAAACCGTGACCGGCCAGCGTCTGGACGCCTATGTGGAAAATGAAATCTACCTTCCCCTGGGGCTCAAAAGCACTCTGTTTAACCCTCTGGCGAAAGGATTTACTCCGGATCAGTTCGCCGCCACTGAACGCAACGGCAATACCAGGGACTTTCACGTCCGGTTCCCCGGCATCCGGACTCATACCCTGCTGGGGGAAGTCCATGATGAAAAGGCCTTCTACTCCTTAGGCGGTGTCTCCGGACATGCGGGGCTCTTTTCCCGCACCCTTGATTTGGCGGTGCTGTCCCAGGTCATCTTAAACGGCGGCGGCTACGGCAATTATCGCCTGTGCGATCCCCTGACCCTGGAACAGTTCACCCGCACCAGTGATTCAGACAGCCATTATGGCCTGGGCTGGGATAAAAACAATATCTGGGAATTCGGTCCTTATGCCAGCGGCCGGGCCGTGGGACACAGCGGCTGGACCGGCACCGTAACCTGCATTGACCCGGAATATGACCTGGCGATCATTTTGCTGACCAATAAAGTTCATGCCCCGGTGGATTCCAAAAACCACCATCAGTTTACCACCTCCAACTTTGAAACCGGCAAATATGGCAGTATCATGTCTCTAGTGTATGAGGCACTTCTCGAAAAGCATTAA
- a CDS encoding pyridoxamine kinase, which produces MNMPRIAAVHDLSCFGRCSLTVIIPTLSCMGIQVCPLPTAILSTHLGGFKNVAFADLTDHMGDSFRHWKMENISFDCIYSGFLASERQIDVVADFIDVFSKNRPMVLVDPVMGDKGKLYSVYTPRMQEHMRKLIQKADVITPNYTEACFLLEKPYEEDIAEPAALQDWLISLADLGPDKIVMTGIPQQEKLLNMGFERSTGRFWQVASPRIPVSYPGTGDIFASVLAGALLQQSSLSDAIQKAAGFVEQAIRITFAAGAPVREGVLLERALAWLYQDSQNSDQ; this is translated from the coding sequence ATGAATATGCCCCGGATAGCAGCGGTGCATGATCTGTCCTGTTTTGGCCGCTGCTCGCTGACTGTAATTATTCCCACCCTCTCCTGCATGGGCATCCAGGTGTGCCCATTGCCTACAGCAATCTTAAGTACCCACCTGGGCGGCTTTAAAAATGTGGCTTTTGCCGATTTGACCGATCACATGGGGGATTCTTTCCGGCACTGGAAGATGGAAAATATATCCTTTGATTGCATCTATAGCGGCTTTTTGGCTTCGGAGCGGCAAATCGACGTGGTGGCAGATTTTATTGATGTATTTTCCAAAAACCGGCCCATGGTTCTGGTGGATCCGGTGATGGGGGACAAAGGAAAGCTATATTCGGTGTATACTCCCCGGATGCAGGAGCATATGCGGAAGCTGATTCAAAAGGCCGATGTGATTACGCCTAACTATACCGAGGCTTGCTTTTTGCTGGAGAAACCCTATGAAGAAGATATTGCGGAACCGGCTGCGCTGCAGGATTGGCTGATTTCCCTAGCCGATCTGGGCCCTGACAAAATCGTCATGACCGGGATTCCCCAACAGGAAAAATTGCTGAATATGGGCTTTGAACGCAGCACCGGCCGTTTTTGGCAGGTGGCCAGCCCCCGCATTCCGGTAAGCTATCCGGGAACAGGCGATATTTTTGCCAGTGTGCTGGCAGGAGCACTGCTGCAGCAATCCAGTCTGTCGGATGCTATACAGAAAGCGGCCGGTTTTGTCGAGCAGGCCATCAGAATCACCTTTGCCGCCGGCGCACCGGTGCGGGAAGGCGTACTGCTGGAAAGGGCTCTGGCCTGGTTGTATCAAGATTCCCAGAACAGTGATCAATGA
- a CDS encoding SixA phosphatase family protein — protein MELILMRHGKAESPSSRISESQRELTPTGRRRVQEAAIGLARSRLIDLHNVTIWSSPLPRALQTAQILAEAWGGLAVAEYEAVARGDLETLSAGWTVLSPGYSLVIVGHEPYLSSWAERIAGVYLPFKRASAAGFSIREVQSGKGKLRWYITGKTLAHIAAVDLTQTGMQT, from the coding sequence TTGGAATTAATCCTTATGCGGCACGGTAAGGCCGAGTCTCCATCCTCACGGATCAGCGAAAGCCAGCGGGAATTAACCCCGACCGGACGCAGGCGGGTGCAGGAAGCTGCTATCGGTTTGGCTCGCAGCCGGCTGATTGATTTGCATAATGTCACGATTTGGTCCAGTCCCTTGCCCCGTGCCCTTCAGACAGCTCAGATCCTAGCCGAAGCTTGGGGGGGACTGGCTGTGGCCGAATACGAAGCAGTAGCGCGGGGAGATCTGGAAACCTTGTCGGCCGGCTGGACGGTCCTTTCACCGGGATACAGTCTGGTGATCGTCGGCCATGAGCCTTACTTAAGCTCCTGGGCCGAACGAATCGCCGGCGTCTATCTGCCCTTTAAACGGGCCAGTGCCGCCGGCTTCAGCATTAGGGAAGTTCAATCCGGTAAAGGGAAATTGCGATGGTATATTACGGGCAAGACCCTGGCTCATATAGCGGCGGTTGATTTGACGCAGACAGGCATGCAGACTTGA
- a CDS encoding YjcQ family protein, which translates to MREEAAKVLVAVYVELNSVAPQPGQISPASLQMEEESFQRAINILYTEGLISGASIKIGDDEANPTQVSIDDVLITRAGVSFMESYTGISHQLPKLDKLQKLRQKALDLGWAEIVGLINKTIADYGNIAVV; encoded by the coding sequence GTGCGGGAAGAAGCTGCAAAGGTCTTGGTCGCGGTCTATGTGGAGCTTAATAGTGTGGCGCCGCAGCCGGGGCAGATTTCCCCGGCGTCGCTGCAGATGGAGGAAGAGAGTTTCCAGCGGGCAATCAATATCTTGTATACAGAAGGATTAATCAGCGGCGCCAGTATAAAAATCGGCGATGATGAGGCTAACCCAACTCAGGTATCCATTGATGATGTATTAATCACCAGAGCGGGCGTTAGTTTCATGGAATCCTATACCGGCATCAGCCATCAGTTGCCGAAACTGGATAAGCTGCAAAAACTGCGGCAAAAGGCTCTCGACCTGGGCTGGGCAGAAATCGTGGGACTGATCAACAAGACCATTGCCGATTATGGCAACATTGCCGTGGTTTAA